The DNA segment CTAAACACATAGAAAACATCGTTGTAAAAACTGTGAATGGGGTTCCTGTGTTTATCCGTGATTTGGGTTCGGTCGAAATTTCTCATCCGATTCCAAGTGGGGTATTGGGTTATACAGTCCAAAACGAAGAAGAAGGTTTAATTGATGTTGACTCATCTGTCCAAGGTTTGGTGGCGATGAGACGTTGGGGAGATCCCAATGAGATGGGTGAACGTATCCGTGAAAAAGTCAAAGAAATCAATGAAAACTACCTTCCAAAAGGAGTTCAACTTCGTAACACTTATGACAGAACGGATTTAGTAAATTATACTCTTCGAACAATTGGAAAAACATTGGTTGAAGGTGTTGTTGTCGTAAGTTTAGTTTTAATTTTCTTTATCGGAAGTGTTAGGGCAAGTCTTGTCGTTGTGGCAACCATTCCATTTGCCATGTTGTTTGCATTTTTACTTATGAACATGTCTGGAATTCCGGCAAGTTTACTTTCGTTAGGTGCAATTGACTTTGGTATTATCGTTGATGGTGCCGTCATCATGGTGGAAAATATCATGCGACGTTATCGCGATGCCACACCTGAAGAAAAATCACATGGAATCCTTGCATTTACAAGAGATTCTGCATCTGAAGTTGGAACAGAAATTCTATTTTCAATCTTAATCATCATCTTAGCATATCTTCCAATTTTCTCATTTGAACGTATCGAAGGTCGATTATTCAAACCAATGGCGTTTACAATTTCCTTTGCGATTTTAGGAGCACTCATCTTCGCAATGGCAGTGATCCCTGTGATCATGTCGATCATCTATAAAAATTATTTTGAATCGGCAAATCCTGGGCCAATCGAATGGCACAATCCATTTTATGATTGGATCGAAGGAAAGTACAGACGTCTTATTGAATTCATTGTCAATCGTTCCAAAAAAGCAGTTCGTTATACTTTCAGTGTTGTGACCATATTCTTAGCCATTGGTATGTTTTCGTTAGGAACAGAATTTTTACCTGAGATGGACGAAGGTGGATTCAACATTCGTATCTTTTTTCCAGTAGGAATTTCACTTCCAGAAGCTAGAAAGTTTATGCCAAAGATCAGGCAAACGATCTATAAAAACGAACAAGTCAGCGTAGTAATCTCCCAGTTAGGTAGGAATGATGATGGAACAGATCCACTTCCACCAAACCGACTCGAAGTATTGATTGGTTTAAAAGACTATAATAAGTGGAAAGAAAAGATCACCAAACAAGAATTATTACTCAGAATGAAGAATGATCTGGAAGCCACTTTACCAGGTGCAAGGATCAGTTTTTCACAACCGATTATGGACAACTTGTCCGAAGCAATCATGGGTACAATTGCCGATCTTGCAGTGTTTGTATCTGGAAATGATTTAAAAATCATGCGTGGGATTGGTAATGAAGTTCTAAAAGAAATCAAAGAAATGAAAGGTGCCAGTGAATATGGTATCGAACAAGAGGCGGAAAGTCCACAGTTAACAATCAGCATCAATCGAGAAGCTGCGGCTCGTTTTGGTATCAATGTAATTGATATCCAACAAATGATTGAGGCCGCGATCGGGATGCAAAGAATTAGCACTTTGTATGAGGGTCCATCTGACATTCCGCCAAAAACTCCAGCTCGTTTTGGAATCGTAGTGCGATTTTCAAAAGATTACCGTGCATCAAAACAAGCGATTGAAAATATGCCAATCATCTCTCCCAAAGGAGAAAGGATCCCATTATCTCAGTTGGCTGATATTGAAGTCATTGATGGACCAACAATGATCTTCAGACAAGAAGGCCGTCGGGTTGTAACTGTTAGGACAAACATTAGAGGTCGAGACCAAGGTGGATTTGTTTCTGAACTCCAAAAACGAGTTAAGAAAAAAATCAAACTGCCAGACGGTTATGAAATCCGATTTGGGGGACAATATGAAAACCTTTCTAGGGTTGGGAAAAAATTAGCAATCGTCATTCCCATTACAATCCTCATCATATTCGGAGTATTGTATTTGTTGTATCGTAACCTAAAGTATGTCTATGTTGCACTTGCTTGTATTCCTCTTTCCTTACTTGGGGGAATTTATGCACTATTACTTCGAGGGTATTACTTCAACGTATCAGGTGGAGTTGGATTTATTTCACTCTTTGGAATTGCAACCATGGCAGGGGTGTTATTTGTTTCAAGGACCAACCACCTTCTAATCGAGGAACCAGATATTTCAACGAAGGCAGCAGTAAAAAAAGCTGCAGTCATTCAGTTACGCCCAATGCTTATGACAATGTTACTTGCGTTACTCGGTTTAATTCCTGCAACTTTGGGAACAGGAGTAGGATCAGACGTACAAAGGCCATTGGCAACAGTGATTGTAGGCGGATTATTTTCAGCTATGTGCCTTGTTTTAACCATCCTACCTTCTCTTTACCTAGTCGTAGTTGGAGAAAGAAAACCAGATGCAAAAGAATTAGAAGAAATGAGTCACAAAAAACATATTCCATTTCTAGATTTTGTGAACGAACTGAGTGAAGAACCTTTAGAAGAAGATGATGACGACAATGATTCTCCTTCTAAGAAGAAGAAAAAACCCGCTAAAAAAAGGAAAAAAACTTAAAAAAAGAACCGATCATAAAAAAGTAAGTAGAGTGTAGAACTAACCTCTGGAAACAAATTCCAGAGGTTTTTTTTATATCCTAACTGTTGCCGCGACCACAAACAATCGCTCTACTCTAGTCCTTTTGTTATTATCTGTTTCAAAAACAGGATCCATCGATTCCCTTTGGATGGCTTCAAGTCGTAAAAGTCCAGGTAACCAATTTAATAAATCAAAAGTGATCGTATACCCATTAGTTAAAAAACCATTTCGTGTATATGTGGGAGCTAACACTTGTTTTGGATCATAAAATCGTTCTAAACGAAAACTAAGCCTAAAAATATCTTCATACCGAAAACTTGTCCAGAATGTACCGTGATACCATTGGTTATAAACTCGAGACTCTCGACTGATGTACATTGGCAGTACAGGATTGATTTCTTTCCACCATGGTTCATAGGATAATGATTCTTTTGTCTTTTGTGCTCCAATGTCCCCAGACATAGCAAATGACAACCAATCTAAAACTTTCCATTCTACAATTGTATTATTGTATAACCTGGTCTGTTTTCGTTCATAGTCTGGTGCTTCATTCCCTACAAATTGATTCGCAGTCAGAATCAAATTAGGAGTAAAATGGTATTTAAATTGAGTTCCTACAGATTTATCTTTGTTTTGATCGGTAATGTTTTGCCATCCATTCATCACATGAAATTGGAATTGGAATTTTTCACTAAACTTAGTTGTTAATCTTACTCCTGACGAATAATAAGGAACATAGTCAAGTGCAAGTGCTCTCGTATAATTCCAATTATCTGAAGAAATCCAAGATTCATGTCCAATATGACCGAAATAAATCCCAGCATCCAGCCATGTGTTTTTGGTTAACTTAAAACCAACATAGGCTTCTTGGATGTGTTTGACAGCATTTTGATTCGAACTGACATCTTTACTCACTTCTGCTGCATAATTTGTATTCACAGAAGTTCCAAACTGCAATGCAATTCTACCTCGGATTTTTTCTTCCTGCCACTTTGCATCGACAAATCCTAAATTGATATTAAACTCATCATTCCGAACCGCTTGTGTAGTATAGGCACGTTCTTTTGAGCGAGGATGATTTGCATTATGCGAATAGTAAGTATCAACGAAGGCGCCGAATTTTAAACTTTTAGGCAATACAATATGATTCTCTTGAGTTTGATTGGATGACTCGTTTTGGTTCTTTTGGACGATTTGATTTGTATCTTTATTTTGAGTTGTTTCATTCGTTTCCTCAGCAAATAGATTTCCTGAGAACAGGAAAATAATGGAAAGAATGGAGAGTAATGAAAGAAATTGATTCCGTGTTGGCATGTAAATCCGCTCATCACGAGCGGAGTTTAAAACTTATTTTTTAAGAAGTTCTTTGATCTCTTTTGGAAATGGTAGTAACTCTTCAGGAACTTGGATTAACTTTTTACGATAGTTCTTCTTGTACTCTTTCTTAAATTTTGTATGGCAAGATTTACAAGTCTCATCTGGTTTTCCCACAGCAAGTTTGGAGTCGATCATTTCTTTCCATTCTGCTTTTTGGTCTTCGGGAGCCATGTCTGGAACTTTTGCGAGAATTTTATTGAGATAATCAGCATTATCCTTTTTGTCATACAACTTCGTCGCTGGCTTTGTATACTCTTCCATAAAATCATGGAGATTCATCTCAGTGACTGACTTTGTTTTTTTTTCAGCGTTTAGTACAAACCCGAAAGAAACAAAAACCATCACCATACTCAAAAGTAATTTTAATTTCATATCTACCTTCTTGCGAAATTCTAAAGTCGATTGGTAAGAGAATCAAGTCTGTTTTTACGCATCAGTTCTGATCCAAGACCAAATTTTTTGACTGATTCCAAATTGACCCGGCCTGTATATTTATCCTCATAATTGGACAAATGGTTCACAAAATCTTGGTCCAAACCTGCGAGGTATCTTGTTTCAGGAAAAAACAAATATCCTTTTGCACGTCTTGGAGTGAATGGAAATTGGATGAGAGTCAGATAATATTCCCAAGAGTTTTTTTCGGGAGGAATTGATTTCTCAAATGCACGCACTCCTCTTTTGACGTGTTTCACTTCATCTTCAAAGATAGTGAGCATGATTTCGGAAGTTTTTAAATCTCCGAAATAGGAGAATACTTTTGCATACACTTGCGAATAATCTAAGTTAGCTCCTTCAAAAGACAATGACATAACTGCTGAAAATGACTCTAAGGTGTGAAACTGTTCTAGTTGTTTCCAAAAAATATAATTTAACGGGATATCTCCAAATTGAACTCCAAAATCATTCATCCTGTTTATGTACAATTTAAGATGGGTTTGTTCTTCTTCTATCGTTTTCACCCATCCATTTCGGATGGATTTTGGAGCGTTTGGAAATGCTAAAATTGCCCAGGCAAACAGTTCGATTGCCATGAGCTCATGGTTTGCAAAATGATGTAGAGTAAGTCCTTTATTGGATTCTAAATTTAAATGTTCAAGTCGTGGAATTTTCACTTTTTTATCAGAAAACTGAATCAAATGACTTCTTCCAGGTTTTTGAATGCGAAGGGGTTTATCGTCTATTTCTTCATCCCAATGTTTTGCAGGAGTAAATAATTTATCTTCCAAATTTGGAGCAAGTAACAGATGTTTTGCGTATTCGGAAAGTTTCATACAATGATACTAAGAAAAGGGATTTACAAAAATCCATTTTCATTGATAGATAAATCCAAATTCAATGACCACTTCCAATTCGAAAAGTCCGAATTTTTACGAATCCGTTTATAACATCGTAAAAAAAATACCTAAGGGAAAAGTGACTACGTATGGACATATCGCGTTATTACTGGGTAACCCAAGAGCAGCCAGGGCCGTTGGGTATGCATTGAATTCACTCAAAAAAGATAGGGAGTCAAAAATTCCATGGCAACGAGTGATCAACCGCCAAGGGAGGATTTCTTTTAAAGGAGATAGTTTTCGCGCGGATTTACAAAAAAAAATCTTACAAACAGAAGGTGTTTTCTTTGATTTAGGTGGTGATCAATTGGATTTTGGCAAGTACGGATGGTTTCCATAAAATGAAAAAAGATTTCCCAATCACACTAACGATCGCCGGTTCGGATTCGGGTGGTGGCGCAGGAGTCCAAGCCGATCTCAAAACGTTTTCATCCTTAGCGACATTTGGAACCACCGTATTCACTTGTTTAACAGCACAAAATCCTGATGGGGTTTCTGGGATTTATGAAATCTCACCTGATTTTGTTTCTTCCCAACTACAAGCTGTTTCCAATTATTTCCCGATCAAATCTGCCAAAACAGGAATGTTATATTCTAAGGACATCATCAAAGCCGTTGCGGCATTCTTTTACGAAAACCCAGACATACAATTGGTTTTGGATCCTGTCATGGTGGCAACTAGTGGTGCCAAACTACTCAAGGATGATGCAATTCAATCTCTCATTGAAGATTTAATTCCATTATCGAAATTAATCACACCTAACCTAGACGAAGCCTCGCTTTTGTTAGGTGAGACAATCAACCAGTATGATCAATTAGTGCCAATGGCTAAAAAATTATACAAAAAATTCAATGTGCCAGTTTTACTAAAAGGCGGTCATTTGCCAAATGCTATCGAAGCAATTGATGTTTTATTTGATGGAAATTCCGTTTACGAATTTTCAAAAACCTTTCTCAAAGACAAACATACTCACGGAACTGGATGCACTTATTCGGCAGCGATCACTGCCTTCTTAGCGCATGGTAAAAATTTAGCAGAAGCTGTTGGGTCCGCTAAAGAATACTTACACTTAACATTGGAAGATGATATTGTTACAGGACCTATCCATCATTTAAATCACTTCCCGGAACCAAGTAACTAATCGACTCAATATATAATTAATACTCGATATTGAGTTCTTTGATTTTTTTATCCAATGTGTTACGATTAATGCCTAAAAATTTTGCAACTCTCGTTTTGGTGTAACGAAACTTTTTCATCGCATATTGGATCAAACGAGACTCAACTTCACTCACAACGATTTCCATAGCTCGCCCATCCAATCCATCCAGTTGCCCTGAGGTCAATCGACCAGATCCTAAATCCAATGGTTCCATTCCGGAAACTGATTCTACGTGATTTGTATTGGATACTTCTACTGTACTTTCAGGCAACTCTTCCATGTTCGAAAGAATATCAGAAAAATCTTCTTCATTCAATATCTCGTCTTGGGCAAGAACAACAGCACGTTCAATTACATTCTCTAATTCTCTAACATTCCCTGGCCATCTGTATTTAAGTAACAGTCGGGATGCTTCTCGTGAGATTCCTTTGATCGCTTTATTATTATCTTTTGTGTATTTTTCTAAAAAGTGATTCATTAAAAGTGGAATGTCCTCAACTCGATCACGAAGTGGTGGTGTATTGATTTTGACAACATTCAAACGATAAAACAAATCTGCTCTGAATTTTTTTTCAGCAACTAACTGTTCTAATTCGGCATTTGTTGCAGCAATGATCCTTACATCTACTTTTTTAGCCTTGGTTGATCCAATGGCTTCAATCTCACGTTCCTGTAAAACACGCAGTAACTTCGATTGTAAATTTAAATCCATTTCACCTATTTCGTCTAAGAAAATTGTACCTGTATCTGCAAGTTCAAACTTTCCTTTTTTATCGGTCACAGCTCCAGTAAAAGATCCCTTTTTGTGTCCAAACAATTCACTTTCGAGTAAATTTTCAGGAATTGCTGCACAATTGATTTTGATGAATGGATTTTCTGAACGAGAACTATTGTAATGAATTGCATTCGCAATCATTTCCTTTCCAGTTCCAGATTCTCCAGTAATGAGAACAGAAGCTCTTGAATCAGCAACTAGTTGGATTTTTTCAAACATCTTCTCCATACTTGCAGCTTTTCCAATGAGTGATCCAAATTTATATTTATTTTTGAGTTCTCTCTTTAATTGGATGTTCTCTCGAGAAATTTCCTTTTTGGCTTCTTCCACAAGATTTTGAATTTTAATCGATTGTGAAATGATTGATGCAACAACTTGCAAAAAATCTAAAAAAGATTTTAAATCAGTATGTTTATTTTGGACAATAAAAGCATTCACTACTCCGAGTGTAGTTTGTTCACTTAATATTGGCGCGCACAATAAACTTACGTTATGTGGGTCATGTTTAAAATGAGATAAATAACCAACTCGGTTTAAAAAATCAGGATGTGATGCAACCGATTCAATAATGATTGGTTCCCCTGACTCATATACTTTTCCTGTGATACCTTCACCAGGTTGGTAGGTACCTTTTTCAATTTCTTCGGGAGATAAACCTGATGCAGCTACAATGCGTAATAAGGCTTCTTCTTTATTGAATAAGACAATACTACCCTTTTCCAAACGAAGTGATTTCTCCATTGTCACCATGATGGAATCAAACACTTCATTTTGGTCTAATGTGGAACTGACAACCTTAGAAATTTCGATGAGAGTTGCTTGGATTTTTGTTCGTTGTTCTAGGGAACGAATGGTTTGTAAGTTTTTAAAGATCTGACCCGCTTGGTTTGCAAGGACACTTACAATCTCCAACATATCCGGTGTAAATGCATTCAATCGATTGGAATCGAGTGAGATCACACCAATGATATCATCTTCTACAATCATGGGAGCCACTAGTTCTGACTTGATTTCCTCTTTGACCTGAATGTAATCCGGATCTTTGGAAACATCATTAACCAATTTTGCTTTTCCAGTGGAAGCAGCCATCCCCGTAATCCCTTGGCCAATCTTCAATTTGGTTTCCCTGAGTAATTGTTGGTTCATACCGCGAGAGGTAACAGCATCAAGGACACTCTGTTTCTCATCGATGAGCATGAGAGACCCCGATTCTACCCCACAGATTTGAATGCAACGGTCCAAAATGAGTTCCAGAAGGCCATCGGGGTCCTGGGTGGAATTCATTGCCGTAGCTACTTCGTGGATGGATTGGATGGGATTGAATTTTTTCGCGCTCATAGGTTTTGCTCTTTGTTATTACGGATTGCTGGAAAGGAACACAGATTCAATTTGCTTATTTTATCATCACAATGTACGGTAAGCAAACAATTAAACGATTTTTTCAACATTTCACTTGCCTTCCTTTCGATTTCAGCAGAAAAAACAACATTTGCTTATAGATTAAGCACAAATCGTACCAGGTTTCTTGGATCGACACGAAATTCTTGTAGCAGACGAAAAAAGAAATCGGATACCCTGGCTCTGTGATGAACGAGGAATCGGATTTTGAAAGGATCTGTCTGTTATGCGCCGAACCTCGGGTTCCCAGTGGACTCACCCAAAGAGGCCGTTTTTTTTGCCAAACATGCCAAAGGGAATGGATCTTAGAAAAAAGGAAAATCCCTCGTGTTGGAAAAAATGTTCTCAATTCTGAAGAAAAAACAGAATTCCTTTTAGAAAACCTTTCCCTCTTTAATTCATCACTTGGTTTAGAAGACCTAATGTTTCGATTTAGTGAATTGATCGCAGATCGATTAAAAAAAGATAAAATCGCAATATTTATCACCAATCTAGAGTTAGGTGAAATTAAATTAGCACATTATTACTCAAAACAGAAATACTTACAAAGAGCTATCAAACGTTTTACCCTAGATTATGATTTGAGTTATGGAATCCTAGTAGAAGCAATGGCGAATCGTGAGCCATGTTTTTATAAGTTCAGTGACCAAACTCATCCTTTTTATTCCTTTTATTCAAAACTTACAGGAACAAAGTCGCAATTAGTATTACCAATCTTATATGCAAATATAGCTGTTGGGATGATTACAATTGACTACGATGAAGAGGATCCAACCGAATACATCGAAGATGAGGAAATACTAAAAATTATTGTCGGACAATTTGCCGTATCTCTCAGAAATTCTCTTTTATTCTCCAAATCAAAAAATCAGTCAAAACATTTCAGAAGTTTACATACAGCTGCTCTTACACTAAGCCAACTGTATTTAAACAATCATAATGAAATGATACGTATGATCCTACTCACCTTGTCTGGGATTGTAGACTCTTCTATTTCCTGTTTAATTGAATTTCCAATTGATAGTGCTAAGGTTAAAGTATTTAAAGTCTATCGAGATCTGGATAATTATGAATTAAAAACTCATACAGAATCCATTGAATCAAAAGAATTAAATTCAATTTTACAAACAAAAGAAATTATGACAATTGATCCTATTAAGATTCCAATCTTAGAAACATTAGGTATCGTTGGGAAAGAATCAATGATTGTTCCAGTCAAATTAGAAAATGGAACCATCTGTATTTTCATATTAGCAAAACAAGATAGTAGATTTCCAAATGAAGAGATCGAAGCCTTAAATGCATTTGTTTCCCTTGCTCGAATCACAATGGAAAATTCCAATTTGTACCAAAACCTTTCGAACAAAGAAAGATTGGAAAAAGAAATTGAAATCGCAAAAGAAATCCAAAGTAATCTTTTGCCCAGAAATACTCCTGAAGCGGAAGGTTTTTCCTTTGGTGGATTCATGGTTCCTGCTCGTGGTATTGGTGGTGATTATTACGATTTTATCCTTTCACCGAATCGAAATGAATTATTTGTGTGTATCGGAGACGTGAGTGGTAAAGGTGTTGCTGCAGGCCTTGTGATGGCGACTGTCCGAACCATATTACATTCGCTTGTGAGAGTCAAAGATTCACCTTGGGAAATTTTAAACGATATTAACAATTATCTCTATTCTAGTTATAAAGAAGCTATTACACCTAGATTTATGAGTATGATTTTGATTCGTTGGAATTTGGTGACCGATGAAGTTGATGTGTCTGGTGCAGGTCATGGAAATTTTTACCATTACCATGTGAACCAAAAGTCTTTACAATCAATTGAAACAGGTGGAGTCATTTTAGGAATTAGCCCCGATATTTCAAAATTCAAAAATGAATCTAAATTACAATTCCATGCAGGAGATACAATTTTACTTTTTACAGATGGGGTAACGGAAGCACTCAATGCATCGGAAAAACAATACGGTGAACCGAGTCTAGAAAAAAGTTTCCTTTCAAATATAGAATTAGAACCAAAAAAGATACTGGAGAATATCTATTTGGATTTAAAAGAATTTGTCAAAGAACAGGAACAACACGATGATATCACTATGGTGGCTGTGAGAAAAATATGAACCTAGAAATTCCGGTCTCCATTTCCACCCATTTTGAATCAATGCTCAAACGAATGGGTAACAATCTTCCAAATCATTGGGTTTCAAACAAAACTAGATTTTTACTTTCCTATTCTGGTGGAAAAGACTCCAGTATCCTTCTCTTATTTCTTAAATACCTAAAAGACAAATACAAAATCGAAACTCCTCATCTGTTTTATCTCTCACATGGAATCAGAGAAATCCAGGATGAAGAAAACGAAATGTTAGTTTATTTAGAAAACTTTGGTTTTCCATTTTCGTTTGTAAAAAAAAAATCCCAAATCTCGCCTTAAAACTAAAAAAAGGACTCGAAGAAACTGGTAGATTAGTCCGCTACCATGAACTTAAAAAAATTTCGCGCACAAACCCTTCAGTAATTCTTACAGGTCACCATTGCAAAGATTACACCGAATCTATTTTCTTACACCTAACAAGAGGTGGTGGGAAAAAATCATTTTATACACTTCCTCCATTTGATGGCGAACGATTTTTACCATTAGTATTCCTAGAAGACCAAGAACTAAGGGATCTTTATGAATATGTTTCAACTCATATGCGAATTTTTGAAGATGAATCAAATTCAGACCCCATTTACAAACGAAATCGAATCCGAATGGAATTGTTACCCATTCTCGAACGAGAGAAATGGAATTTCCATAAAACATATTGGAATTTCCATGATCGAACACAACTCAATATCCAATTTGATGGTATAATGAGCCCAAACCAAACGATATCTCCCAAAATGTTTCGGATCCCACATGAAACATGGATGAGTTTAAATTTATCTGCAAAAAAAGAATTAATCGACTTTCATTTAAAGCTGATGGGAATGTATCCACTTTATAAATCTGGATTTGAAAATTTTCATCTACAATCCGAAGGGGAAAGAGCATTTTTAGAAAACAAAAATTGTTATTTATACAAATCAAAGTTTGGTGATCTTTTTATCATTGATAAAAAGTCTTCCGCATTTAAAAAAGCAATCTCTTATCGTGAAGGAAACCAACTTACGATTGAATGGAATCAAAACCAATTTAGAATCAAAGACCCTGAAGAAAGGTATTCACTTGGATCATGGCATCATGGGCAAAAAATTCAAATTCGCTCAGGAAACAAGGAAATTTCGGAATGTATGCGGGAGAATGGTATTCCATTTTTCCTTAGAACTTTTATTCCCATCCTTTATTTTGAAAATGAACCGATTCAAATTTTATTTTCGCTCTTCTCCAAAAACGAAAAGAATTATCCCAAACGAATCTATTTGGAAAGGTGATCTAGATGCACAAATATTCCAAAGAAATTCCTTTTCCTGAAACCAAATTTTTCACTTCTATTGCCAAATTGGAAGAAAAGGAAGATTTAGACTCGGTTCAATCCATTGCATTTATGGGAAGATCCAACTCTGGAAAATCTAGTTTGCTCAATGCGTTATCCAATCATAGAGGTCTTGCAAAAGTATCAAAAACTCCTGGAAAAACAAAACTAATCAACATTTTCAGAACCAAAGTTGGCTTTAATTTGATCGACTTACCAGGATTTGGTTATTCGAAAGCATCTCACAAAGAACATAAAGATATGATGAATCTTTTAGAAGGATTTCTCAATTCATGGAAACAACTTAAAGTTTTATTTATACTATGTGATTCCCAAAGGGAGTTCCCAGAAGAGGAGTTGTCTACAATCGAAGTAGCAATGGAAAAAAAAATTAAACCCGTTGTGATCAGAACGAAAATTGATAAATTAAATCAAAGTGGACAACACAAAGTGCGAACAGAAATGGAAGATGCTATGAATGAGATAGGAGTTCCGTTTCGAGTATTTTATATTTCTGCAACAACGGGAAGAGGAATAGGAGAATTACGAGAATTTATATTAGAAACACTTGGAATTCAAACGAAGGTATCCAAAGTGGAACCGTAATTTGAATCCATTTTATAATTGAGCATTCCAAATACATTAGAGGCCATCATCTTACGAAAATCAGTAAGTAGTGCAAAGGTTTCTTTTAACTGTTCTTTGATTCGAAGCAAACGGACTTCTTCTTCTAATCGTTTTTTTTCAGATTCCAATTCTTTTTGACGTTCTGTCGAAGTTATATCAGAAGTTTTTTTACTCTTTTCAGATTCTAAACGAGTTTCCAATTCTTTGATTTTTGATTCTAAGTTTTTTTCATAACTTCGTTTTTGGATTTCTTTTGGATTATTTCGATCAACTTGATCAGAAGATTTTTCTTTTGTCTTTTTCTCTTCTTCTGCTTTTTGTTGGAACAAATCTTGTACAGATTTCCCATCTGAATATGGTTGTAAACTTGGATCGTCTTCTTGTTTGGAATTTGGTTTTGTCACAGCATGTGTTTCACCACTGACAGCAACCATTCGACCATCTCGAAGTTC comes from the Leptospira ellinghausenii genome and includes:
- a CDS encoding efflux RND transporter permease subunit, with amino-acid sequence MIKDFIETALKNRITTIIAAIVAVLFGIWAWIDIRKEAYSDIADTQVRLIAKFPGKAAVEVEERVTLPIERVLNAIPKVAVRRSRTINGLVVFQFVFEDGTDDYFARMRLMERVADADIPEDVHPALGPMSSPVGEIYRYVLESSENHTPMELRTIQDWIVMPKMLQIPGIADVVTFGGLPKQYHVVTSPDKLIRFKLTIGDVIKAIQENNLNTGGNLLLQGEQGFPIRSLGAIRDPKHIENIVVKTVNGVPVFIRDLGSVEISHPIPSGVLGYTVQNEEEGLIDVDSSVQGLVAMRRWGDPNEMGERIREKVKEINENYLPKGVQLRNTYDRTDLVNYTLRTIGKTLVEGVVVVSLVLIFFIGSVRASLVVVATIPFAMLFAFLLMNMSGIPASLLSLGAIDFGIIVDGAVIMVENIMRRYRDATPEEKSHGILAFTRDSASEVGTEILFSILIIILAYLPIFSFERIEGRLFKPMAFTISFAILGALIFAMAVIPVIMSIIYKNYFESANPGPIEWHNPFYDWIEGKYRRLIEFIVNRSKKAVRYTFSVVTIFLAIGMFSLGTEFLPEMDEGGFNIRIFFPVGISLPEARKFMPKIRQTIYKNEQVSVVISQLGRNDDGTDPLPPNRLEVLIGLKDYNKWKEKITKQELLLRMKNDLEATLPGARISFSQPIMDNLSEAIMGTIADLAVFVSGNDLKIMRGIGNEVLKEIKEMKGASEYGIEQEAESPQLTISINREAAARFGINVIDIQQMIEAAIGMQRISTLYEGPSDIPPKTPARFGIVVRFSKDYRASKQAIENMPIISPKGERIPLSQLADIEVIDGPTMIFRQEGRRVVTVRTNIRGRDQGGFVSELQKRVKKKIKLPDGYEIRFGGQYENLSRVGKKLAIVIPITILIIFGVLYLLYRNLKYVYVALACIPLSLLGGIYALLLRGYYFNVSGGVGFISLFGIATMAGVLFVSRTNHLLIEEPDISTKAAVKKAAVIQLRPMLMTMLLALLGLIPATLGTGVGSDVQRPLATVIVGGLFSAMCLVLTILPSLYLVVVGERKPDAKELEEMSHKKHIPFLDFVNELSEEPLEEDDDDNDSPSKKKKKPAKKRKKT
- a CDS encoding porin gives rise to the protein MPTRNQFLSLLSILSIIFLFSGNLFAEETNETTQNKDTNQIVQKNQNESSNQTQENHIVLPKSLKFGAFVDTYYSHNANHPRSKERAYTTQAVRNDEFNINLGFVDAKWQEEKIRGRIALQFGTSVNTNYAAEVSKDVSSNQNAVKHIQEAYVGFKLTKNTWLDAGIYFGHIGHESWISSDNWNYTRALALDYVPYYSSGVRLTTKFSEKFQFQFHVMNGWQNITDQNKDKSVGTQFKYHFTPNLILTANQFVGNEAPDYERKQTRLYNNTIVEWKVLDWLSFAMSGDIGAQKTKESLSYEPWWKEINPVLPMYISRESRVYNQWYHGTFWTSFRYEDIFRLSFRLERFYDPKQVLAPTYTRNGFLTNGYTITFDLLNWLPGLLRLEAIQRESMDPVFETDNNKRTRVERLFVVAATVRI
- a CDS encoding ferritin-like domain-containing protein, with protein sequence MKLSEYAKHLLLAPNLEDKLFTPAKHWDEEIDDKPLRIQKPGRSHLIQFSDKKVKIPRLEHLNLESNKGLTLHHFANHELMAIELFAWAILAFPNAPKSIRNGWVKTIEEEQTHLKLYINRMNDFGVQFGDIPLNYIFWKQLEQFHTLESFSAVMSLSFEGANLDYSQVYAKVFSYFGDLKTSEIMLTIFEDEVKHVKRGVRAFEKSIPPEKNSWEYYLTLIQFPFTPRRAKGYLFFPETRYLAGLDQDFVNHLSNYEDKYTGRVNLESVKKFGLGSELMRKNRLDSLTNRL
- a CDS encoding MGMT family protein, with translation MTTSNSKSPNFYESVYNIVKKIPKGKVTTYGHIALLLGNPRAARAVGYALNSLKKDRESKIPWQRVINRQGRISFKGDSFRADLQKKILQTEGVFFDLGGDQLDFGKYGWFP
- the thiD gene encoding bifunctional hydroxymethylpyrimidine kinase/phosphomethylpyrimidine kinase translates to MKKDFPITLTIAGSDSGGGAGVQADLKTFSSLATFGTTVFTCLTAQNPDGVSGIYEISPDFVSSQLQAVSNYFPIKSAKTGMLYSKDIIKAVAAFFYENPDIQLVLDPVMVATSGAKLLKDDAIQSLIEDLIPLSKLITPNLDEASLLLGETINQYDQLVPMAKKLYKKFNVPVLLKGGHLPNAIEAIDVLFDGNSVYEFSKTFLKDKHTHGTGCTYSAAITAFLAHGKNLAEAVGSAKEYLHLTLEDDIVTGPIHHLNHFPEPSN